One Sodalinema gerasimenkoae IPPAS B-353 DNA segment encodes these proteins:
- a CDS encoding alpha/beta hydrolase, which yields MVSTLGMGRANAAQRLVVTYGPADRSIPISQLEEVAETGVIPRNASVLRFVANQSNLSGEDLQAILTQELGVSLRFIDDVTYTLPGEYVLFQLGQVFHNRARVAEIQSLRAALINSVSNDGRISLLQFLQNYPNPDLYIDGFRLRGNAQDVVNVINDIGDRLAGPIAVAQDLIDSLVCEPAQRD from the coding sequence ATGGTTTCGACGCTGGGGATGGGGCGTGCCAATGCCGCTCAACGGCTGGTGGTCACCTATGGCCCCGCTGACCGCAGTATCCCGATTTCTCAGTTAGAAGAAGTCGCTGAAACGGGGGTGATTCCTCGGAATGCCTCAGTGTTACGGTTCGTCGCCAATCAATCGAATTTGTCTGGGGAAGATCTCCAAGCCATCCTCACTCAAGAGCTTGGTGTGAGCTTGCGGTTCATCGATGATGTGACCTACACCCTACCTGGGGAATATGTCTTGTTCCAACTCGGACAAGTCTTTCATAATCGAGCCAGAGTTGCTGAAATTCAGTCTCTACGGGCTGCTTTAATTAACTCCGTCAGCAATGATGGTCGCATTTCTCTGTTGCAGTTTCTGCAAAACTATCCCAACCCAGATTTGTATATTGATGGGTTCAGATTGCGGGGGAATGCGCAGGATGTGGTCAATGTCATCAACGATATTGGCGATCGCCTCGCCGGACCCATTGCCGTTGCCCAAGATCTGATTGACAGTTTAGTCTGTGAGCCAGCTCAACGAGACTAA
- a CDS encoding alpha/beta hydrolase, whose translation MTKLLSPSLGRTLAAGAGAMLLLWSAPAEALETIIIRYNQDEVTVTLDDIINFGRTGNLPELEQLLVDQEDLLQDAVGDVLNVLQTALTQEVRLSSRLRQDIANFLNSSTGEFVVLQLNRVVSSADDTDDIESLRSALINVYETNEFVSFLTLLEAYPERVVRVNATGLQGVVRDVDLFVNQIEPALNVIRDLLQDFVCEPRSQGHLPGESESASNPEVEGSGLQVYRSDSGLILEPSHSQFAQTPVH comes from the coding sequence ATGACTAAACTTCTATCCCCATCGCTCGGTCGTACCCTAGCCGCCGGTGCTGGAGCTATGCTTCTGCTGTGGAGCGCCCCCGCTGAAGCCCTTGAAACCATCATCATCCGCTACAACCAAGACGAAGTCACCGTCACCCTCGACGACATCATCAACTTCGGACGTACCGGAAATCTCCCCGAACTCGAACAACTCTTAGTTGACCAGGAGGACCTCCTGCAAGACGCCGTAGGGGATGTTCTGAACGTATTACAAACCGCTCTAACGCAAGAAGTGCGCCTGAGTTCCCGTCTGCGCCAAGACATTGCCAACTTCCTCAACAGCAGCACCGGCGAATTTGTGGTGCTGCAACTCAACCGCGTTGTTAGCAGTGCCGATGACACCGATGATATCGAGTCCTTGCGCAGTGCGCTGATTAACGTCTATGAGACCAACGAATTTGTCTCGTTCCTAACCTTGCTCGAAGCCTATCCCGAGCGGGTGGTACGAGTCAATGCCACTGGTTTACAGGGCGTTGTCCGCGATGTCGATCTATTCGTCAACCAAATCGAGCCGGCCTTAAACGTGATTCGTGACTTGCTGCAAGACTTTGTCTGCGAACCTCGTAGCCAAGGCCATCTCCCCGGAGAGAGCGAATCTGCTTCAAATCCTGAGGTGGAGGGAAGCGGTCTACAGGTGTACCGTTCTGACTCAGGCTTAATCTTAGAACCCTCCCACTCTCAATTCGCCCAAACTCCTGTCCACTAA
- a CDS encoding cytochrome ubiquinol oxidase subunit I → MEFLQDTLVLSRMQFALTAIFHMLWPILTTGMAIYLVIVEGMWLRTRNPDYYHHARFWAKLYVLNFGIGVASGVPMEFQFGTNWGPFSEAVGDFFGSILGFEASMAFMLEAGFLGIMLFGWERVPPLMHYLSTIMVAFGANLSTFWILTANSWMQTPAGGEVVDGKFVVSDYFQAIFNPFMVNSVAHTFLATLETSLFVIGGISAWYLLRGRHPQFFNRSLKIALAATIAVAPLQIYVGHLNGEQVYERQPTKLAAMEAQWETIPAGQKASWSLLALPNVSAERNDWELSIPNGLGYILELKPTLSKPVLGLKEWQPEDRPSMVGLVYYAFRVMVGVGFFFAALMGVTVIQWLRGKLSPEEIGQQRLLLWSWMFAGPLGYLAVESGWVVRCVGRQPWVVYGQIRTADAVSNVPPGNVVGSLTLFILVYSLLFVAALYFGSRIIRKGPNLDRPLPGAITDLGTNPAEHSPDSRPAEAK, encoded by the coding sequence ATGGAGTTTCTCCAAGACACATTAGTGTTATCGCGGATGCAATTCGCCTTAACCGCAATTTTTCATATGCTTTGGCCCATCCTGACCACCGGGATGGCCATTTACCTAGTTATCGTCGAAGGGATGTGGTTACGAACCCGCAACCCCGACTATTACCACCATGCTCGCTTTTGGGCCAAACTCTACGTCCTCAACTTCGGCATTGGCGTCGCCAGTGGTGTTCCCATGGAGTTTCAATTTGGAACCAACTGGGGTCCTTTTTCCGAAGCCGTCGGAGACTTCTTCGGTAGTATTCTCGGCTTTGAAGCCTCCATGGCCTTCATGCTAGAAGCCGGCTTCCTGGGAATTATGCTCTTTGGCTGGGAGCGAGTCCCTCCCCTCATGCACTACCTCTCGACGATTATGGTGGCCTTTGGGGCCAACCTCTCCACCTTCTGGATTCTCACCGCCAACTCCTGGATGCAAACCCCCGCCGGTGGAGAAGTCGTCGATGGGAAATTCGTCGTCAGCGACTACTTCCAAGCCATCTTCAACCCCTTTATGGTCAATAGTGTCGCCCATACCTTCCTGGCGACCTTAGAAACCTCCCTCTTTGTCATTGGCGGGATTAGTGCTTGGTACCTGCTGCGGGGACGACATCCGCAATTCTTCAACCGTTCCCTGAAAATCGCCCTAGCCGCCACCATCGCCGTGGCCCCCCTGCAAATTTATGTGGGTCACCTCAACGGCGAACAAGTCTACGAACGACAACCCACCAAACTCGCGGCCATGGAAGCCCAATGGGAGACCATTCCCGCCGGCCAAAAAGCCTCCTGGAGTCTCCTGGCCCTGCCCAATGTCTCCGCTGAACGCAATGATTGGGAACTCTCGATTCCCAACGGTTTGGGCTATATCCTGGAACTGAAGCCAACCCTCTCAAAACCCGTTCTCGGCTTAAAAGAATGGCAACCCGAAGACCGTCCCTCCATGGTGGGCTTAGTTTATTACGCCTTCCGCGTCATGGTTGGGGTAGGCTTCTTTTTCGCCGCTTTGATGGGAGTCACCGTGATTCAATGGCTGCGGGGTAAACTCAGCCCCGAGGAGATTGGCCAACAACGGCTGTTGCTGTGGAGTTGGATGTTTGCCGGTCCCCTAGGCTATTTGGCCGTGGAATCGGGCTGGGTGGTCCGCTGCGTCGGCCGACAGCCCTGGGTCGTCTATGGACAGATTCGCACCGCTGATGCCGTCTCCAACGTGCCACCGGGCAATGTGGTGGGGTCGCTGACGCTGTTTATTCTGGTCTATTCCCTGTTGTTTGTCGCCGCTCTCTATTTTGGAAGCCGCATCATCCGAAAAGGACCTAATCTTGACCGTCCCCTTCCCGGTGCAATTACGGATTTAGGCACAAATCCCGCTGAACATAGTCCCGACAGTCGTCCAGCGGAGGCCAAATAG
- the cydB gene encoding cytochrome d ubiquinol oxidase subunit II, whose protein sequence is METLDLFLPQVWFAILALFLFLYVMLDGFDLGVGILSLTASTEERRGILMTSLSNVWDANETWLVLMGGALFGAFPLAYATILSALYIPILTMVFGFIFRAVAFEFREHANRKMFWNYAFGIGSFLASLGQGFALGGVLGGIEVDAAGHFTGGTWDWLTPQSVLVALTLIQGYVLIGSTYLVLKTEGSLQVTHRKTAKIAAITTLVGAVAITISTPIFVEYARQRLFDPPFVYIFAAIPLIGTFLIWRLWASLSKERDVAPFVLTILIFLLTFLGLALVVFPFIIPTNITIYQAAASQSSLVFMLIFIGVLIPIMLFYNIYQYVVFRGKVTSSYYGE, encoded by the coding sequence ATGGAAACGTTAGATCTTTTTCTGCCGCAGGTTTGGTTTGCGATTTTGGCCCTATTCCTGTTTCTCTATGTGATGCTCGACGGGTTTGATTTGGGGGTGGGGATTCTCTCCCTCACCGCCTCGACGGAGGAACGTCGCGGCATCTTAATGACCAGTTTGAGCAACGTTTGGGATGCCAATGAGACCTGGCTCGTGTTGATGGGTGGGGCGCTGTTTGGGGCGTTTCCCCTCGCCTATGCCACGATTCTCAGTGCGCTGTATATTCCCATTTTGACGATGGTGTTTGGCTTTATTTTCCGGGCTGTTGCCTTTGAGTTTCGGGAACACGCCAATCGTAAGATGTTTTGGAATTATGCTTTTGGCATTGGTAGTTTTTTGGCTTCATTAGGTCAAGGATTTGCCCTGGGGGGCGTGTTAGGAGGAATTGAGGTGGACGCAGCGGGCCATTTTACCGGTGGAACCTGGGATTGGCTAACTCCTCAATCGGTGCTGGTGGCGTTAACCTTGATTCAGGGCTATGTCTTGATTGGCTCAACCTATTTAGTGTTGAAAACGGAGGGGTCGTTGCAAGTCACCCACCGCAAGACGGCCAAGATTGCCGCGATTACGACCCTGGTGGGGGCGGTGGCGATTACCATTTCCACCCCGATTTTTGTCGAGTATGCGCGACAACGGTTATTTGACCCGCCCTTTGTCTATATTTTTGCGGCCATTCCCCTGATTGGGACGTTTTTGATTTGGCGGTTATGGGCCAGTTTGTCGAAGGAGCGGGATGTGGCGCCGTTTGTGTTGACGATTCTGATTTTCTTGTTGACATTTTTGGGCTTGGCGTTGGTGGTGTTTCCCTTTATTATTCCCACCAATATCACCATTTATCAGGCGGCGGCGAGTCAGAGTTCGTTGGTGTTCATGCTGATTTTTATTGGGGTGTTGATTCCGATTATGTTGTTCTACAACATTTATCAGTATGTGGTGTTTCGGGGTAAGGTGACGAGCAGTTATTATGGGGAGTAA
- a CDS encoding 4Fe-4S single cluster domain-containing protein has translation MTRLNLAELCPSSRSLGPGNRFILWVQGCCFNCPGCISPDWIPQTQGTLIEAKQLAEIILSRPNLDGVTVSGGEPMLQAIALSELFSFLRQKRDLSLISYSGFTLAQLQEKNNPEINKVLNYLDVLIDGLYIDDLNDNRGWRGSSNQTIHLLSDRHRREQEQFEQGNREVEIHLRPQTALMVGVPPTRVKQDFETL, from the coding sequence ATGACCCGACTCAACCTCGCCGAACTCTGTCCTAGCAGTCGCAGTCTCGGACCGGGGAACCGCTTTATCCTCTGGGTTCAGGGCTGTTGCTTCAACTGTCCCGGTTGCATTTCTCCCGACTGGATACCCCAGACACAAGGAACTCTCATCGAAGCCAAACAACTCGCCGAGATTATCCTGTCCCGTCCCAACCTGGATGGAGTCACCGTCTCTGGAGGCGAACCCATGTTACAGGCGATCGCCCTCAGCGAACTCTTTAGTTTCTTGCGACAGAAACGAGACCTTTCGCTCATCTCCTATAGCGGATTTACCTTAGCACAACTCCAGGAAAAAAACAACCCTGAAATCAACAAAGTTCTCAACTATCTCGATGTTTTAATTGACGGGTTATACATCGATGACTTGAATGACAATCGAGGCTGGCGGGGGTCAAGCAATCAAACCATTCACCTATTGAGCGATCGTCATCGCCGAGAGCAAGAGCAATTTGAACAGGGAAACCGAGAGGTAGAAATCCATCTACGACCTCAAACCGCTCTCATGGTTGGCGTTCCCCCCACCCGAGTCAAACAGGACTTTGAAACACTCTAA
- a CDS encoding Hsp70 family protein, which produces MGYHIGLDFGTTNSIVSYWQDGKLEAFQYGGENGQKYVPSFIAYDDEFIEIGKSARTTATNHPEVPSYGNFKMDLPLDDQFGNRYDSAKTPQSVTTDYLRELLLSTENSYSFQAQQGPIAGLVVSVPEIWQRDISNRGRERLQTLIAQHLGLEEQLIQLVSEPVAAAAYYAWESQQRQQETQDPPFEGNVLVCDMGGGTFDVSLCRVYGENKVEVLYFDGQGDRGLDAAGVAFDRRCVRLAYQQKHGSSPDENSTEFLHLLQQFEAVKISGHDKYSKKIKNYLKSPQDLAEQILYSFNGYRLNHKQVQEAFQPIAEGIQRVMERVTTWLKENNTTCDRLFLVGGFSQFLLVRNTILDSLGNHLNREQIERQFNLIESAFAISYGACLIANGLVQPSETYIHSLGITVQWVDGETIKISEKDIPLVQGGTYLDDLISVKFADIPPLASFQVNEPLQLTLWVDPKSRGTPLKLELKDTVKLPQASSEDKWRVGMRVNRSHIAYLVVESVCGRKRGEYELGNIIAQLFPSFVLFE; this is translated from the coding sequence ATGGGATATCACATCGGACTCGACTTCGGAACCACCAACTCCATCGTCTCCTACTGGCAAGACGGCAAACTCGAAGCGTTCCAATATGGTGGGGAAAATGGCCAAAAATATGTCCCGTCTTTCATCGCCTATGATGATGAGTTCATCGAAATCGGCAAATCGGCCCGAACCACCGCCACTAACCATCCCGAAGTCCCCAGTTATGGCAACTTCAAGATGGACTTACCCCTCGATGACCAGTTCGGCAACCGCTACGACTCCGCCAAAACACCCCAAAGCGTCACCACCGACTATCTACGAGAACTCCTCCTCTCGACGGAAAATTCCTATAGTTTTCAAGCACAGCAGGGGCCAATTGCTGGACTGGTGGTGTCGGTCCCGGAAATTTGGCAACGAGATATTTCGAATCGAGGCCGGGAGCGATTGCAAACCCTCATTGCTCAACATCTCGGACTAGAGGAACAACTGATTCAATTAGTCAGTGAACCGGTGGCCGCCGCTGCCTATTATGCTTGGGAAAGTCAACAGCGTCAGCAAGAAACCCAAGACCCCCCTTTTGAGGGCAATGTCCTCGTTTGTGATATGGGTGGGGGAACGTTTGATGTCAGTCTCTGCCGAGTTTATGGGGAAAATAAGGTTGAAGTTCTCTATTTTGATGGACAGGGAGACCGGGGACTCGATGCGGCGGGGGTTGCCTTTGACCGCCGCTGTGTTCGCTTGGCGTATCAGCAGAAACATGGGAGTTCTCCTGATGAAAATAGTACGGAGTTTTTGCATCTTTTACAGCAATTTGAAGCCGTCAAAATTAGCGGGCATGATAAATACAGCAAAAAAATAAAGAATTATTTAAAGTCCCCTCAAGACCTGGCTGAGCAAATTCTTTATAGTTTTAATGGCTATCGCTTAAATCATAAGCAAGTCCAGGAGGCATTTCAACCCATAGCTGAGGGCATTCAGCGGGTCATGGAACGAGTGACGACGTGGTTGAAAGAGAATAATACAACCTGCGATCGCCTCTTTTTGGTCGGCGGATTTTCCCAGTTTCTCCTCGTCCGAAATACCATTCTCGACAGTCTAGGAAACCACTTAAATCGAGAGCAAATTGAACGTCAATTCAACTTAATTGAAAGTGCCTTTGCCATTTCCTATGGCGCCTGTTTAATCGCCAACGGCTTAGTCCAACCCAGTGAAACCTACATTCATAGCCTGGGAATCACGGTGCAATGGGTCGATGGAGAAACCATAAAAATCAGCGAAAAAGACATCCCACTTGTCCAAGGCGGAACTTACTTAGATGACCTCATATCGGTCAAATTTGCTGATATTCCTCCCCTAGCCAGTTTTCAAGTGAATGAACCCCTACAACTCACCCTCTGGGTGGATCCAAAATCCCGAGGAACCCCCCTCAAACTGGAGTTAAAAGATACGGTTAAACTCCCCCAAGCCAGCAGTGAGGATAAATGGCGGGTGGGGATGCGAGTGAACCGATCGCACATCGCTTATTTAGTGGTTGAATCGGTCTGTGGTCGCAAGCGAGGAGAATATGAACTGGGAAATATTATTGCTCAACTTTTCCCGTCCTTTGTCCTGTTTGAATAA
- a CDS encoding WD40 repeat domain-containing protein yields the protein MKSFRGDSDAVTSANFSPDGTQVVSASADKTVKLWRVNIPHPLIQRTCNWLVP from the coding sequence ATAAAGTCCTTCCGGGGTGATTCCGATGCGGTCACAAGTGCCAATTTCAGCCCCGATGGGACGCAGGTGGTCTCCGCTTCCGCCGACAAAACGGTGAAACTGTGGCGGGTGAACATCCCACATCCCCTCATCCAGCGCACCTGTAATTGGCTAGTTCCCTAA
- a CDS encoding tetratricopeptide repeat protein, with product NFSPDGTMVVSASSDGTVKLWRVSDGQLIKSFEGYSSWVNSANFSPDGTMVVSASHDNTVKLWQLSNIPCLKASAPRSIDGRLKTWWTKKRNLIVAVGAVILIIFTIMPLVRSQGPSESNNANTVEVATNQDKQEEAVNYLDKGYEYDNAKEYKKAIQSYKKAIQVAPGFAPAYFNLAFTYKELGDYELAIQNFTKFMEIFGDDPFAYNNRGFCYSKLRKYKKAVADYDQAINLDKDYAEAYYNRGKIASHQGKHQAAIQDFTAAINLKSENSDWYSDRADSYNKIEKYNKSIKDATQAIKLNSDNKIAYNNRGVAYYYLGDYKQAILDLDEALRIDPSFYQALKNKKLAKENARR from the coding sequence AATTTCAGCCCCGATGGCACGATGGTGGTCTCGGCTTCCTCCGATGGAACGGTAAAACTGTGGCGGGTGAGCGATGGTCAACTCATTAAGTCCTTTGAGGGTTATTCTAGTTGGGTCAACAGTGCGAATTTCAGCCCCGATGGGACGATGGTGGTCTCCGCTTCCCACGACAACACGGTGAAATTGTGGCAGCTGAGCAACATACCGTGCTTAAAAGCAAGCGCCCCCAGGAGTATTGATGGACGTTTAAAAACTTGGTGGACCAAAAAGAGAAATTTAATTGTGGCAGTGGGAGCAGTAATCCTCATTATTTTTACCATCATGCCTTTAGTCCGTAGTCAGGGACCGTCTGAAAGCAACAATGCCAATACTGTTGAGGTTGCCACCAATCAAGACAAGCAAGAAGAAGCCGTAAATTATTTAGATAAGGGATATGAATATGATAATGCGAAAGAATATAAAAAGGCAATTCAAAGCTATAAAAAGGCAATTCAGGTTGCTCCTGGTTTTGCTCCAGCCTATTTTAACCTAGCTTTCACGTATAAAGAGCTAGGTGACTACGAACTAGCTATTCAAAACTTCACGAAATTTATGGAGATATTTGGCGACGATCCTTTTGCCTATAACAATCGTGGTTTTTGCTATAGTAAGCTCCGAAAATACAAAAAAGCAGTTGCAGACTATGATCAAGCAATAAACCTCGATAAAGATTATGCTGAGGCCTACTACAATCGAGGAAAGATAGCTAGTCATCAAGGTAAGCATCAAGCTGCAATCCAAGATTTTACAGCAGCAATCAATCTAAAATCAGAGAACTCTGATTGGTACTCAGACCGAGCAGACTCTTATAACAAAATCGAAAAATACAATAAGTCTATCAAAGATGCAACTCAAGCCATAAAACTTAATAGTGATAACAAAATAGCCTACAATAACCGAGGAGTTGCTTACTATTATCTAGGAGATTATAAGCAGGCAATTCTTGATTTAGATGAAGCTCTGAGGATTGATCCTTCTTTTTATCAGGCTCTAAAAAACAAAAAATTAGCTAAAGAAAATGCAAGACGCTAA
- a CDS encoding zinc-ribbon domain-containing protein: MKCPVCGSQNPDSSETCSVCGYDLTPYPSVLGQIPEAFLEKERRRVAAAKRVWEQGQVQVAAAQRRWEQAQAQVTAAEAKQAELEAQLRQLEAQESRTSPGETHEPIRFLDGHSGLVTSANFSSDGTLVVSASWDKTVKLWQVSDGQLIQSFEGHSGWVSHSGWVNSANFSPDGTMVVSASSDRTVKLWRVSNGQLIRSFQGHSDWVNSANFSPDGTMVVSASRDNTVKLWRVSNGQLIQSFEGHSGWVR; encoded by the coding sequence ATGAAATGTCCCGTTTGCGGAAGCCAAAATCCTGACTCCTCCGAGACTTGTTCTGTCTGTGGCTATGACTTGACCCCTTACCCGTCTGTACTGGGTCAGATTCCCGAGGCGTTTTTGGAGAAGGAACGGCGGCGAGTGGCGGCGGCGAAACGGGTGTGGGAACAAGGTCAAGTGCAAGTGGCAGCGGCGCAACGACGGTGGGAACAAGCACAGGCGCAAGTGACGGCGGCGGAGGCAAAACAAGCCGAACTGGAAGCCCAGTTACGGCAACTCGAAGCTCAGGAGTCGAGGACGTCGCCGGGAGAGACTCATGAACCCATAAGGTTCTTAGACGGTCATTCTGGTCTAGTTACGAGTGCCAATTTCAGCTCTGATGGCACTCTGGTGGTCTCGGCTTCCTGGGACAAAACGGTGAAACTGTGGCAGGTGAGCGATGGTCAGCTCATCCAGTCCTTTGAGGGTCATTCGGGTTGGGTCAGTCATTCGGGTTGGGTCAACAGTGCGAATTTCAGCCCCGATGGCACGATGGTGGTCTCCGCTTCCTCCGATAGAACGGTGAAACTGTGGCGAGTGAGCAATGGTCAACTCATCCGGTCTTTTCAGGGTCATTCGGATTGGGTCAACAGTGCGAATTTCAGCCCCGATGGCACGATGGTGGTCTCCGCTTCCAGGGACAACACGGTGAAACTGTGGCGGGTGAGCAATGGTCAACTCATACAGTCCTTTGAGGGTCATTCGGGTTGGGTCAGG
- a CDS encoding WD40 repeat domain-containing protein has translation MTPYPSVLGEIPEAFLQKEQRRVAAAKRVWEQAQARVAAVEAKQAELEAQLQQLQAQESRTSSGLTGYESILIRSFKSHSDEVWSANFSPDGTQIVSASKDRTVKLWRVSDGQLIRSFKGHSDQVRTTNFSPDGTMVVSPSWDKTVNLWRVSDGQLIRSFKGHSNLVRSANFSPDGTLVVSASSDRTVKLWQVSDGQLIRSFKGHADTVASANFSPDGIQVVSGSSDRTVKLWQVSDGQLIRSFKGHSSWVRSANFSPDGTMVVSASHDKTVKLWPVGNGQLIKSFEGHSDEVMSANFSPDGTQIVSASKDRTVKLWRVSDGQLIRSFKGHSHKVTSVNFSPDGTMVVSASWDKTVKLWLVNT, from the coding sequence TTGACCCCTTACCCGTCTGTACTGGGTGAGATTCCCGAGGCGTTTTTGCAGAAGGAACAGCGGCGAGTGGCGGCGGCGAAACGAGTTTGGGAACAAGCACAGGCGCGAGTGGCGGCGGTGGAAGCGAAACAGGCGGAACTGGAGGCCCAGTTACAGCAACTCCAAGCTCAGGAGTCGAGAACATCGTCGGGGTTGACGGGTTATGAATCTATCCTCATCCGGTCTTTTAAGAGTCATTCCGATGAGGTCTGGAGTGCCAATTTCAGCCCCGATGGCACTCAGATCGTCTCAGCCTCTAAGGACAGAACGGTGAAACTGTGGCGGGTGAGCGATGGTCAACTCATCCGGTCTTTTAAGGGTCATTCGGATCAGGTCAGGACTACCAATTTCAGCCCTGATGGCACGATGGTGGTCTCCCCTTCCTGGGACAAAACGGTGAATCTGTGGCGGGTGAGCGATGGTCAACTCATCCGGTCTTTTAAGGGTCATTCTAATCTGGTCAGGAGTGCCAATTTCAGCCCCGATGGGACTCTGGTGGTCTCCGCTTCCTCCGATAGAACGGTAAAACTGTGGCAGGTAAGTGATGGTCAACTCATCCGGTCGTTTAAGGGTCATGCAGATACGGTCGCGAGTGCGAATTTTAGTCCTGATGGCATTCAGGTAGTTTCCGGTTCCTCTGATAGAACGGTAAAACTGTGGCAGGTAAGCGATGGTCAACTCATCCGGTCGTTTAAGGGTCATTCGAGTTGGGTCAGGAGTGCCAATTTCAGCCCTGATGGCACGATGGTGGTCTCGGCTTCCCACGACAAAACGGTGAAACTGTGGCCGGTGGGCAATGGTCAACTCATCAAGTCCTTTGAGGGTCATTCCGATGAGGTCATGAGTGCCAATTTCAGCCCCGATGGCACTCAGATCGTCTCAGCGTCTAAGGACAGAACAGTGAAACTGTGGCGGGTCAGCGATGGTCAACTCATCCGGTCTTTTAAGGGTCATTCCCACAAGGTCACGAGTGTCAATTTCAGCCCCGATGGGACGATGGTGGTCTCCGCGTCCTGGGACAAAACGGTGAAACTGTGGCTGGTGAACACCTAG
- a CDS encoding zinc-ribbon domain-containing protein, with protein sequence MTMKCPVCGSQNPDSSETCSVCGYDLTPYPLRKPKS encoded by the coding sequence ATGACTATGAAATGTCCCGTTTGCGGAAGCCAAAATCCTGACTCCTCAGAGACCTGTTCCGTCTGTGGCTATGACTTGACCCCTTACCCTTTGCGGAAGCCAAAATCCTGA
- a CDS encoding zinc-ribbon domain-containing protein — MDDPPMKCPVCGSQNPDSSETCSVCGYDYEMSRLRKPKS, encoded by the coding sequence ATGGATGACCCGCCTATGAAATGTCCCGTTTGCGGAAGCCAAAATCCTGACTCCTCAGAGACCTGTTCCGTCTGTGGCTATGACTATGAAATGTCCCGTTTGCGGAAGCCAAAATCCTGA
- a CDS encoding beta-propeller domain-containing protein, with product MKCPVCGSQNPDSSETCSVCGYDLTPYPYVLGGIPEAFLEKERRRVAAAKRVWEKSQARVAAVERRWEQAQAQVAALERRWEQAQAQVAAAERRWGQADLKPQLQQLKVQESRNSRGGTNKLSQPLNKPFKSFEGHSDSVWSANFSPDGTQVVSASRDRTVKLWHVGNGQLIKSFDGHSDWVRSANFSLDGTQVVSVSNDRTVKLWQVSNGQLIKSFEGHSGWVTSANFSPDGTRVVSASFDRTVKLWQVSDGQLLQSFEGHSNWVNSANFSPDGIWVVSASIDGTLKLWKVSDGQLLQSFEGHSYGVNSANFSPDGTRVVSASSDRTVKLWQVSNGQLLKSFEGHSGQVTSANFSPNGTLVVSASDDGTVKLWQVNNGQLIQSFEDHSDWVRSANFSPDGTQVVSASRDRTVKLWPLNRANTKPVY from the coding sequence ATGAAATGTCCCGTTTGCGGAAGCCAAAATCCTGACTCCTCAGAGACCTGTTCCGTCTGTGGCTATGACTTGACCCCTTACCCCTATGTACTGGGTGGGATTCCCGAGGCGTTTTTGGAGAAGGAACGGCGGCGAGTGGCGGCGGCGAAACGGGTTTGGGAGAAGTCTCAGGCGCGAGTGGCAGCGGTGGAACGGCGGTGGGAACAAGCTCAGGCACAAGTGGCGGCGTTGGAACGGCGGTGGGAACAAGCTCAGGCACAAGTGGCGGCGGCGGAACGGCGGTGGGGACAAGCGGACCTTAAGCCTCAGTTGCAGCAACTCAAAGTTCAGGAGTCAAGGAATTCGAGAGGAGGGACTAATAAACTATCCCAGCCTTTGAACAAACCGTTCAAGTCGTTTGAGGGCCATTCAGATTCGGTCTGGAGTGCCAATTTCAGCCCTGATGGCACTCAGGTGGTCTCCGCCTCTCGGGACAGAACGGTGAAACTATGGCACGTGGGCAATGGTCAACTCATCAAGTCCTTTGATGGTCATTCGGATTGGGTCCGCAGCGCCAATTTCAGCCTCGATGGCACTCAGGTGGTCTCGGTTTCTAACGACAGAACGGTGAAACTGTGGCAGGTGAGCAATGGTCAACTCATCAAGTCCTTTGAGGGTCATTCCGGTTGGGTGACGAGTGCCAATTTCAGCCCCGATGGGACTCGGGTAGTCTCCGCTTCCTTCGACAGAACGGTGAAACTTTGGCAAGTGAGTGATGGCCAACTCCTACAGTCTTTTGAGGGTCATTCTAATTGGGTCAATAGTGCCAATTTCAGCCCCGATGGCATTTGGGTGGTCTCAGCGTCTATTGACGGAACGTTAAAACTGTGGAAGGTGAGTGATGGTCAACTCCTACAGTCTTTTGAGGGTCATTCTTATGGGGTTAACAGTGCGAATTTCAGCCCTGATGGGACTCGGGTGGTCTCCGCTTCCTCCGACAGAACTGTCAAACTATGGCAGGTGAGCAATGGTCAACTCCTAAAATCCTTTGAGGGTCATTCCGGTCAGGTCACGAGTGCGAATTTCAGCCCTAATGGCACTCTGGTGGTCTCGGCTTCCGACGACGGAACCGTGAAACTATGGCAGGTGAACAATGGTCAACTCATACAGTCCTTTGAGGATCACTCAGATTGGGTCAGGAGTGCGAATTTCAGCCCCGATGGCACTCAGGTAGTCTCAGCTTCCAGGGACAGAACCGTCAAACTGTGGCCGCTGAACAGAGCTAATACCAAACCTGTTTACTAA